A region of Geobacillus sp. 46C-IIa DNA encodes the following proteins:
- the efp gene encoding elongation factor P has translation MISVNDFRTGLTIEVDGEIWRVLEFQHVKPGKGAAFVRSKLRNLRTGAIQERTFRAGEKVNRAQIDTRKMQYLYANGDQHVFMDMETYEQIELPAKQIEHELKFLKENMEVFIMMYQGETIGVELPNTVELKVVETEPGIKGDTASGGSKPAKLETGLVVQVPFFVNEGDTLIINTADGTYVSRA, from the coding sequence ATGATTTCAGTGAACGATTTTCGCACAGGGCTTACGATCGAGGTCGACGGCGAAATTTGGCGCGTCCTTGAGTTCCAGCATGTCAAGCCGGGCAAAGGGGCGGCGTTCGTCCGTTCAAAGCTGCGCAATTTGCGCACCGGCGCCATTCAAGAGCGGACGTTCCGCGCCGGTGAAAAAGTAAACCGGGCGCAAATTGATACGCGCAAAATGCAATATTTGTACGCCAACGGCGACCAGCACGTCTTTATGGATATGGAAACGTACGAACAAATCGAGCTGCCGGCGAAACAAATCGAGCATGAGCTGAAGTTTTTAAAAGAAAACATGGAAGTGTTTATCATGATGTATCAAGGCGAAACGATCGGCGTCGAGCTGCCGAACACCGTCGAATTGAAAGTCGTTGAAACAGAACCGGGCATCAAAGGCGACACAGCTTCCGGCGGTTCGAAACCGGCCAAGCTCGAAACCGGCCTTGTCGTTCAAGTGCCGTTTTTCGTCAATGAAGGCGACACGCTCATCATTAACACAGCTGACGGCACGTACGTTTCGCGGGCGTAA
- a CDS encoding YqhV family protein encodes MKHWLRSIDPSVLAMAGMRMLSALVELSAALLMLAFNDVKKALAINAVLAVVGPTVMIVTMAIGLLSLADELSLSRLGLVALGVAIILFAIYK; translated from the coding sequence ATGAAACATTGGCTGCGATCGATCGATCCATCCGTCTTGGCGATGGCCGGCATGCGGATGTTGTCGGCGCTCGTTGAACTAAGTGCGGCGCTGTTGATGCTGGCGTTCAACGACGTCAAAAAAGCGCTCGCCATTAACGCTGTGCTCGCTGTCGTCGGCCCGACCGTCATGATCGTGACGATGGCGATCGGACTGCTTTCGCTCGCGGACGAGCTTTCGCTTTCCCGGCTTGGGCTCGTCGCGCTTGGGGTGGCGATCATTTTGTTTGCCATTTACAAGTAA
- the spoIIIAA gene encoding stage III sporulation protein AA encodes MEAVWGILPKTIAAAVQQLPSWRHGIEEIRIRVSRPLEVIANGTARLLPYEVTKEDGMQLLNKLSRYSIYAVEEELKRGFMTIEGGHRVGLAGKVITEGGKVKAIRDVASFNIRIAREQVGIANSLIPYVYDGRWRHTMIIGSPQTGKTTLLRDAARLISSGTERIPAQKVAIVDERSEIAGCVKGIPQFSFGPRLDVLDACPKAEGMMMMIRSMSPDVIIVDEIGREEDSEAVLEAANAGVSVWTTVHGRSVKDVWQRPTLGPVMEQKVFERFIELTNIPRPGAIRRILDASGAVLYERAVVSR; translated from the coding sequence ATGGAAGCGGTATGGGGAATTTTGCCGAAAACGATCGCTGCAGCGGTGCAGCAGCTTCCTTCATGGCGTCACGGCATCGAAGAAATCCGCATCCGCGTCTCCCGTCCGCTTGAGGTGATCGCCAACGGAACGGCCCGCTTACTGCCATATGAAGTAACGAAAGAGGATGGCATGCAGTTGCTGAACAAATTGAGCCGTTATTCGATTTATGCCGTCGAAGAGGAGCTAAAGCGCGGGTTTATGACGATCGAAGGGGGGCATCGCGTCGGGCTCGCCGGCAAGGTCATCACGGAAGGCGGCAAGGTGAAGGCCATTCGCGATGTCGCCTCTTTTAATATCCGCATCGCCAGAGAGCAGGTCGGCATCGCCAACTCGCTGATTCCGTATGTATATGACGGGCGCTGGCGCCACACGATGATCATCGGTTCGCCGCAAACCGGAAAAACGACGCTGCTGCGCGATGCAGCGCGCCTCATCAGCAGCGGAACAGAGCGCATCCCGGCGCAAAAGGTGGCGATCGTTGACGAGCGCTCGGAAATCGCCGGCTGTGTGAAAGGAATTCCGCAGTTTTCATTCGGCCCGCGCCTTGATGTGTTGGACGCGTGTCCGAAAGCGGAAGGAATGATGATGATGATCCGCTCGATGAGCCCGGATGTCATCATCGTCGATGAAATCGGGCGCGAAGAAGACAGCGAAGCGGTGCTCGAGGCGGCGAACGCCGGCGTCTCTGTATGGACGACCGTGCACGGCCGCAGTGTCAAAGACGTCTGGCAGCGGCCGACGCTCGGCCCGGTGATGGAACAAAAAGTATTTGAACGGTTTATTGAACTGACGAACATCCCCCGTCCCGGCGCGATCCGGCGCATTCTCGATGCCAGCGGGGCGGTGCTGTATGAACGGGCGGTGGTGAGCCGATGA
- the spoIIIAB gene encoding stage III sporulation protein SpoIIIAB, translating into MKWLGALLILAASTWMGFAAARMLYERPRQLRQLKAALRALEAEVMYGHTPLAEASAHIARQTAAPMGELFFRFAEALRTEETSVVEAWEKSLQALWGKTALKQGELEVMKQFGATLGQYDRLTQQKQIALALAHLEREEAEALDNQARYAKMAKSLGVLAGLLLVILLM; encoded by the coding sequence ATGAAATGGCTCGGCGCCTTGTTGATTCTCGCCGCTTCGACATGGATGGGATTTGCCGCCGCCCGCATGTTGTATGAGCGGCCGCGCCAGCTCCGCCAGCTGAAAGCAGCGCTTAGGGCGCTCGAGGCGGAAGTGATGTACGGGCATACGCCGCTCGCTGAAGCGTCGGCGCATATCGCCCGGCAAACGGCTGCTCCGATGGGCGAGCTGTTTTTTCGGTTCGCCGAGGCGCTGCGCACCGAGGAGACGAGCGTGGTGGAGGCATGGGAAAAAAGCTTGCAAGCCCTATGGGGGAAAACGGCGCTGAAACAAGGGGAATTAGAAGTGATGAAGCAATTTGGCGCCACGCTCGGCCAGTATGACCGGCTGACGCAGCAAAAACAAATCGCCTTGGCGCTCGCCCATCTGGAGCGGGAGGAAGCAGAAGCGCTCGACAACCAGGCGCGCTACGCCAAAATGGCGAAAAGTTTAGGCGTGTTGGCCGGGCTGCTGCTCGTCATTTTACTCATGTAG
- the spoIIIAC gene encoding stage III sporulation protein AC gives MGIDVDIILKIAGVGIVIAFLHTVLDQMGRKEYAQWVTLLGFIYILFMVASIVSDLFQKIKDVFLFRG, from the coding sequence ATGGGCATCGATGTCGATATCATTTTAAAAATCGCCGGCGTCGGCATCGTCATCGCGTTTTTGCATACGGTGCTCGATCAGATGGGGCGGAAAGAATACGCCCAATGGGTGACGCTGCTCGGCTTTATTTACATCTTGTTTATGGTCGCCTCGATTGTGAGCGATTTGTTCCAAAAAATTAAAGACGTCTTTTTGTTCCGCGGGTAG
- the spoIIIAD gene encoding stage III sporulation protein AD, with amino-acid sequence MQIVGLGLIATFLVVLLQEQKSNLAFLLTVFVGCTIFLLLVDQISEILLMLREMAEGAHIQMVYLETMLKIIGIAYIAEFAAQISKDAGQGAIAAKIELGGKIVILALAVPILTAIIEAVISLIPAAR; translated from the coding sequence TTGCAAATTGTCGGTCTCGGGTTGATTGCGACATTTTTAGTGGTATTGCTGCAGGAGCAAAAATCGAACCTCGCCTTTTTATTGACTGTTTTTGTCGGCTGCACCATTTTCTTGCTGCTTGTCGACCAGATTAGTGAAATTTTGCTGATGCTGCGGGAAATGGCGGAAGGCGCCCATATCCAAATGGTGTACTTGGAAACGATGTTGAAAATTATCGGCATTGCCTACATTGCCGAGTTTGCCGCACAAATTTCCAAGGACGCCGGCCAAGGAGCGATCGCCGCCAAAATTGAGCTCGGCGGCAAAATCGTCATTTTGGCGCTTGCCGTTCCGATTTTGACCGCCATTATTGAAGCGGTCATCAGCCTGATTCCGGCAGCGCGATAA
- the spoIIIAE gene encoding stage III sporulation protein AE: MKRTAFLIAGLLFLFFCPLVVQAESNEPSVSEQLARLDVSDIRRYWETIVNEYGGFLPESEKGPITDFLSGDKQWSPVEWLKALARYLFYELQVNGKLLGTLILLAVFSTVLQSLQNAFAQQEVSKIAHAVVYMVLLLIALNSFRLAAGYALEAVQTMSHFIIALVPLLLALLASSGGVVSAAFFHPIILFLMNTTGTVIEYVTLPLLLLAALLSVVSTLSDRYKATQLADLLNKVALGLLGIILTVFLGVMSVRGTTAAVADGVALRAAKFVTGNFIPVVGKLFTDAADTVVAASMLLKNAVGLVGVAILLMIALFPAVKIFAIVIVYKLSAALLQPLGGGPVLSCLNIISKSIAYVLAALLIVSLMFFLSLTVMVMAGNITMMVR, translated from the coding sequence TTGAAGCGGACAGCGTTCCTCATTGCCGGGCTGCTGTTTCTCTTTTTTTGCCCGTTGGTCGTACAAGCCGAAAGTAACGAGCCGTCCGTCAGCGAGCAGCTCGCCCGGCTCGATGTGAGCGATATCCGCCGCTATTGGGAAACGATCGTCAACGAATACGGCGGCTTTTTGCCGGAAAGCGAAAAAGGACCGATCACCGATTTTTTAAGCGGCGATAAGCAATGGTCACCGGTCGAATGGCTGAAGGCGCTCGCCCGCTACTTGTTTTACGAACTGCAAGTAAACGGCAAGCTGCTCGGCACGCTCATTTTGCTCGCTGTGTTCAGCACCGTGCTGCAATCGTTGCAAAATGCGTTCGCCCAACAGGAAGTGAGCAAAATCGCCCACGCGGTCGTGTATATGGTGTTGTTGTTGATCGCCTTAAACAGCTTCCGCCTCGCAGCCGGCTATGCGCTTGAGGCGGTGCAGACGATGAGCCATTTCATCATCGCCCTCGTCCCGCTGCTGCTCGCGCTGCTTGCTTCCTCCGGCGGGGTCGTATCGGCGGCATTTTTTCACCCGATCATTTTGTTTTTAATGAACACGACCGGCACGGTCATCGAATATGTCACATTGCCCCTTTTGTTGCTGGCGGCGCTTCTTTCCGTTGTCAGTACGCTCAGCGACCGGTACAAGGCGACCCAGCTCGCCGATTTGCTGAACAAAGTCGCGCTTGGTTTGCTCGGCATCATTTTAACGGTTTTTCTTGGTGTCATGTCCGTGCGCGGGACGACGGCGGCGGTGGCGGATGGCGTCGCTTTAAGGGCGGCGAAATTTGTCACCGGCAACTTCATCCCGGTCGTCGGCAAACTGTTTACCGATGCCGCCGATACCGTCGTCGCTGCCTCCATGCTGTTGAAAAACGCCGTTGGGCTAGTCGGGGTAGCGATTTTATTAATGATTGCCCTCTTTCCAGCGGTGAAAATTTTCGCGATCGTCATCGTCTACAAACTATCGGCCGCCTTATTGCAGCCGCTTGGCGGCGGGCCGGTGCTTTCGTGCCTTAACATCATCAGCAAAAGCATCGCTTATGTGTTGGCGGCGCTGCTCATCGTATCGCTCATGTTTTTCCTCAGCCTCACGGTCATGGTCATGGCCGGAAACATTACGATGATGGTCCGCTAG
- the spoIIIAF gene encoding stage III sporulation protein AF produces MQFVIEWVTNIILFLLFAIIIDFLLPSGTMQKYVKMAIGLMLLLVMLGPVLRLASIDPEQLVASALARFSDGQTGDEAIKNQIEQQKKEIQASQRAYILEQMAVQLENDANEELMGKYGLKADVNVYADNTESWRMPDDIKTIEVVLSKQQPAGTVEPVIIDTTKPPVSPEGDASLAEEVRTFLAGKWEVDENKIAVQFRGRE; encoded by the coding sequence ATGCAGTTTGTCATTGAATGGGTCACAAACATCATTTTGTTTTTGCTGTTTGCCATTATCATCGACTTTTTGCTGCCGTCCGGGACGATGCAAAAATATGTCAAAATGGCCATCGGACTCATGCTGCTGCTTGTGATGCTCGGGCCGGTGCTCCGGCTCGCCTCGATTGACCCGGAACAGCTCGTCGCTTCGGCACTCGCCCGTTTTTCCGATGGCCAAACCGGCGATGAAGCGATAAAAAATCAAATCGAGCAGCAGAAAAAAGAAATACAAGCTTCGCAACGCGCATATATTTTAGAACAAATGGCTGTCCAGCTAGAAAACGACGCAAACGAGGAGTTGATGGGAAAGTATGGATTAAAGGCTGATGTCAACGTTTACGCCGATAACACAGAAAGTTGGCGCATGCCGGATGACATCAAGACGATCGAAGTCGTACTTTCTAAACAACAGCCTGCCGGGACGGTGGAGCCGGTCATCATCGATACGACGAAACCGCCGGTTTCGCCTGAAGGTGATGCCTCGCTGGCCGAAGAGGTGCGCACCTTTCTCGCCGGCAAATGGGAAGTCGATGAAAATAAAATTGCCGTACAGTTTAGGGGGAGGGAATAG
- the spoIIIAG gene encoding stage III sporulation protein AG yields the protein MLQFMKRLFSSPPKEGDGEGARKKMPFSYVVALLLAGVALMAVSHFTKSEEDVPSAPSAKQSDAPSEPAFLSSKETKEKVIAAYEERYEKELKAALEAIEGVDDVTVVVNLDSTELKLFEKKRSTQQQTTEESDKEGGKRTIENESTNEEVIIIRNGDEETPLVVATKKPDIRGVLVVAKGADNLQIKKWIVEAVTRVLNVPSYRVAVLPKK from the coding sequence ATGCTCCAATTTATGAAACGGCTCTTTTCTTCGCCGCCAAAAGAAGGGGACGGGGAAGGAGCCAGGAAAAAAATGCCGTTTTCCTATGTTGTCGCACTGTTGTTGGCCGGCGTTGCGCTGATGGCGGTCAGCCACTTTACAAAAAGCGAGGAAGATGTTCCGTCAGCGCCTTCCGCCAAGCAGTCAGACGCTCCGTCCGAGCCGGCGTTTTTGTCAAGCAAAGAGACGAAAGAAAAAGTGATCGCCGCCTATGAGGAACGATATGAAAAAGAACTGAAGGCTGCGCTCGAAGCGATCGAGGGGGTCGATGACGTCACTGTCGTCGTCAATCTCGATTCAACGGAGCTCAAATTGTTCGAGAAAAAGCGCTCCACCCAGCAACAAACAACAGAGGAGAGCGACAAGGAAGGCGGAAAACGGACGATTGAAAACGAGTCGACAAATGAAGAAGTGATCATTATTCGCAACGGCGACGAAGAAACGCCGCTTGTTGTCGCCACGAAAAAGCCGGACATCCGCGGCGTGCTTGTCGTCGCCAAAGGGGCAGACAATTTGCAAATTAAAAAATGGATTGTCGAGGCTGTGACGCGCGTGTTAAACGTCCCAAGCTATCGCGTCGCTGTCTTGCCGAAAAAATAA
- a CDS encoding SpoIIIAH-like family protein has protein sequence MLKKQTVWLLTMLSLVVVLSVYYVTAPKEMGDSPAFTANEKTDETKEQPSVAVEEAGAKDKPSTAGETGDDLFMALRMKIEDERSRLRDELNAIVASANATAEEKNEALDKIEQLQALSEKEATLETLIKSKGGYEDVLVRADDGQVRVTIKAKESSAKSANEVIHMVKKEIPDAEYVTVEFQPAG, from the coding sequence ATGTTGAAAAAACAAACCGTGTGGCTGTTGACGATGTTAAGTTTAGTGGTCGTGCTGTCGGTCTATTACGTAACGGCGCCGAAAGAGATGGGGGACAGCCCGGCGTTTACCGCCAATGAGAAAACCGATGAAACAAAAGAACAGCCAAGCGTCGCCGTCGAAGAAGCGGGGGCGAAAGACAAGCCATCGACAGCCGGCGAAACAGGCGATGATTTGTTTATGGCGCTGCGCATGAAAATTGAAGATGAACGAAGCCGGCTGCGCGATGAGCTGAACGCCATTGTCGCCTCGGCGAATGCGACGGCGGAAGAGAAAAATGAGGCGTTGGATAAAATTGAACAGCTGCAAGCACTGTCTGAAAAAGAAGCGACGTTGGAGACGCTGATTAAATCAAAAGGCGGCTATGAAGATGTGCTCGTGCGGGCCGATGACGGCCAAGTGCGCGTGACGATTAAAGCGAAAGAAAGCTCGGCCAAATCGGCAAACGAAGTCATTCATATGGTGAAAAAAGAAATTCCGGACGCCGAATATGTGACCGTTGAGTTTCAGCCGGCCGGATGA
- the accB gene encoding acetyl-CoA carboxylase biotin carboxyl carrier protein — protein sequence MKIQEIRELIRLVDQSSIDEFVYEQGETKVHMKKAAAAAVAAPTVAVQAAPAAPAAAEPMPASLVQTQTAAPEAPAPEAEKPAVPEVKQAPEGNLHQITSPMVGTFYAAPAPDKPPYVKPGDQVKKDTVVCIIEAMKLFNEIEAEVDGEIVEVLVQNGQLVEYGQPLFLVKPE from the coding sequence ATGAAAATTCAGGAAATCCGTGAATTGATTCGGTTGGTTGACCAATCCTCGATCGACGAATTTGTATACGAACAAGGCGAAACGAAAGTACATATGAAAAAAGCTGCGGCTGCTGCTGTAGCTGCGCCGACGGTAGCTGTACAGGCGGCGCCTGCCGCGCCGGCGGCTGCCGAACCGATGCCGGCTTCTCTGGTCCAAACACAAACAGCTGCTCCGGAAGCGCCGGCGCCGGAAGCGGAAAAACCGGCCGTTCCGGAAGTCAAGCAAGCGCCAGAAGGCAACTTGCACCAAATTACATCGCCGATGGTTGGCACGTTTTACGCCGCTCCGGCCCCGGACAAGCCGCCGTATGTGAAGCCGGGCGATCAAGTGAAAAAAGACACCGTCGTTTGCATTATTGAAGCGATGAAGCTGTTTAACGAAATCGAAGCGGAAGTCGATGGCGAAATTGTCGAGGTGCTCGTGCAAAACGGCCAGCTCGTCGAATACGGCCAGCCGCTATTTTTGGTCAAGCCTGAATAA